In Accipiter gentilis chromosome 17, bAccGen1.1, whole genome shotgun sequence, one DNA window encodes the following:
- the TKFC gene encoding triokinase/FMN cyclase isoform X2, whose product MEVPKKLVNSVTDCADDALAGLVACNPGLRLLQGHRVVLRADLVAIRGRVALLSGGGSGHEPAHAGYIGKGMLTGVVAGAVFTSPAVGSILAAIRAVTQAGAAGTLLIVKNYTGDRLNFGLALERARAEGADVQMVVVGDDSAFATLKKAGRRGLCGTILVHKVAGALAEAGASLNEIVERVSAAAKAMGTLGLSLSPCSVPGSKPTFRLADDEMELGLGIHGEAGVRRMKVLPADEAVETMLAHMTDPSNASHLPLSPGASVVLVVNNLGGLSCLELSIVAGAAVRCLESRGIHIARALVGSFMTALEMAGVSLTLMLVDEELVGLIDAETTAMAWPNLATAPATSQRQAVPAPKEGPVIAQLETSTGPGAARVQLVLERVCSTLLDMQDKLNELDREAGDGDCGHTHARAAQAIREWVHARPPPAAPAQLLSALADLLLEKMGGSSGVLYGLFLTAAAQPLLNRSDLPTWADAMDAGIEAMQRYGGAAPGDRTMLDSLCAAAQALHALRSPDADLLPVLTAAVESAEAAAEATRHMEAGAGRASYISSAQLLQPDPGAVAVAAMLRAVLEGLQS is encoded by the exons GTCCCCAAGAAGCTGGTGAACTCGGTGACGGACTGCGCCGACGACGCGCTGGCTGGGTTGGTGGCCTGTAACCCCGGCCTCCGGCTCCTGCAGGGACACCGGGTAGTCCTGCGAGCCGACCTGGTAGCCATCCGGGGTCGGGTCGCTTTGCTTTCCGGGGGGGGCTCCGGCCATGAGCCTGCCCACGCAG GGTACATCGGGAAGGGTATGCTGACCGGCGTGGTGGCCGGTGCCGTCTTCACCTCTCCGGCCGTGGGCAGCATCCTGGCGGCCATCCGGGCGGTGACGCAGGCTGGCGCAG CTGGGACCCTCCTGATTGTGAAGAACTACACCGGGGATCGGCTTAACTTTGGGCTGGCGCTGGAGCGGGCACGGGCGGAGGGGGCCGACGTGcaaatggtggtggtgggggacgACAGCGCTTTCGCCACCTTGAAGAAAGCCGGGCGCCGCGGGCTGTGCGGCACCATCCTCGTACACAAG gtgGCGGGGGCCCTGGCTGAGGCAGGGGCGAGCTTGAATGAGATCGTCGAGAGGGTCTCGGCAGCGGCTAAAGCTATGG GTACCCTGGGTCTcagcctgtccccctgcagcgtccCAGGCTCCAAGCCCACGTTCCGGCTGGCTGATGATGAGATGGAGCTGGGCCTGG GAATCCACGGCGAGGCGGGTGTGCGCAGGATGAAG GTGCTGCCAGCAGATGAGGCAGTGGAAACGATGCTGGCGCACATGACGGACCCCTCCAACGCCTCCCACCTGCCTCTGAGTCCTG GAGCctctgtggtgctggtggtgaACAACCTGGGTGGGTTGTCCTGCCTGGAGCTGAGCATCGTAGCCGGCGCAGCTGTGCGCTGCCTGG AGAGCCGAGGCATCCACATCGCCCGGGCCTTGGTGGGCTCCTTCATGACGGCACTGGAGATGGCCGGGGTCTCCCTCACCCTCATGCTGGTGGATGAGGAGCTTGTGGGGCTGATCG ATGCCGAGACCACGGCCATGGCTTGGCCCAACCTGGCCACGGCGCCTGCGACAAGCCAGAGACAGGCGGTGCCGGCACCGAAGGAGGGACCAGTGATTGCGCAGCTTGAGACCAGCACAG GGCCTGGTGCAGCACGGGTGCAGCTGGTCCTGGAGCGGGTGTGCAGCACCCTCCTCGACATGCAGGACAAGCTCAACGAGCTGGACCGTGAGGCAGGTGACGGGGACTGTGGCCACACGCATGCTCGGGCTGCCCAAG CCATCCGGGAGTGGGTGcacgcccggcccccgccggcagccccggcccagctcctctctgccctgGCCGACCTGCTGCTGGAAAAGATGGGTGGCTCCTCCGGCGTG CTCTACGGGCTGTTCCTGACAGCGGCCGCCCAGCCCCTGCTCAACCGCAGCGATCTCCCGACCTGGGCTGACGCCATGGATGCCGGCATCGAGGCCATGCAGCG GTACGGAGGAGCTGCGCCAGGAGACAGGACGATG CTGGACTCGCTATGTGCTGCGGCGCAGGCTCTGCACGCCCTGCGCAGCCCCGACGCCGACCTGCTGCCGGTGCTGACCGCCGCCGTGGAG AGTGCGGAGGCCGCAGCAGAGGCCACCAGGCACATGgaggctggagcaggcagagccagctacatcagctcagcccagctgctgcagcccgACCCGGGGGCAGTGGCGGTGGCGGCCATGCTACGGGCcgtgctggaggggctgcagagctga
- the TKFC gene encoding triokinase/FMN cyclase isoform X1 → MGGGGGLLSLPVADLVLPQPPPPPGRSLDSELKLRGILHHPHRAAHMEVPKKLVNSVTDCADDALAGLVACNPGLRLLQGHRVVLRADLVAIRGRVALLSGGGSGHEPAHAGYIGKGMLTGVVAGAVFTSPAVGSILAAIRAVTQAGAAGTLLIVKNYTGDRLNFGLALERARAEGADVQMVVVGDDSAFATLKKAGRRGLCGTILVHKVAGALAEAGASLNEIVERVSAAAKAMGTLGLSLSPCSVPGSKPTFRLADDEMELGLGIHGEAGVRRMKVLPADEAVETMLAHMTDPSNASHLPLSPGASVVLVVNNLGGLSCLELSIVAGAAVRCLESRGIHIARALVGSFMTALEMAGVSLTLMLVDEELVGLIDAETTAMAWPNLATAPATSQRQAVPAPKEGPVIAQLETSTGPGAARVQLVLERVCSTLLDMQDKLNELDREAGDGDCGHTHARAAQAIREWVHARPPPAAPAQLLSALADLLLEKMGGSSGVLYGLFLTAAAQPLLNRSDLPTWADAMDAGIEAMQRYGGAAPGDRTMLDSLCAAAQALHALRSPDADLLPVLTAAVESAEAAAEATRHMEAGAGRASYISSAQLLQPDPGAVAVAAMLRAVLEGLQS, encoded by the exons GTCCCCAAGAAGCTGGTGAACTCGGTGACGGACTGCGCCGACGACGCGCTGGCTGGGTTGGTGGCCTGTAACCCCGGCCTCCGGCTCCTGCAGGGACACCGGGTAGTCCTGCGAGCCGACCTGGTAGCCATCCGGGGTCGGGTCGCTTTGCTTTCCGGGGGGGGCTCCGGCCATGAGCCTGCCCACGCAG GGTACATCGGGAAGGGTATGCTGACCGGCGTGGTGGCCGGTGCCGTCTTCACCTCTCCGGCCGTGGGCAGCATCCTGGCGGCCATCCGGGCGGTGACGCAGGCTGGCGCAG CTGGGACCCTCCTGATTGTGAAGAACTACACCGGGGATCGGCTTAACTTTGGGCTGGCGCTGGAGCGGGCACGGGCGGAGGGGGCCGACGTGcaaatggtggtggtgggggacgACAGCGCTTTCGCCACCTTGAAGAAAGCCGGGCGCCGCGGGCTGTGCGGCACCATCCTCGTACACAAG gtgGCGGGGGCCCTGGCTGAGGCAGGGGCGAGCTTGAATGAGATCGTCGAGAGGGTCTCGGCAGCGGCTAAAGCTATGG GTACCCTGGGTCTcagcctgtccccctgcagcgtccCAGGCTCCAAGCCCACGTTCCGGCTGGCTGATGATGAGATGGAGCTGGGCCTGG GAATCCACGGCGAGGCGGGTGTGCGCAGGATGAAG GTGCTGCCAGCAGATGAGGCAGTGGAAACGATGCTGGCGCACATGACGGACCCCTCCAACGCCTCCCACCTGCCTCTGAGTCCTG GAGCctctgtggtgctggtggtgaACAACCTGGGTGGGTTGTCCTGCCTGGAGCTGAGCATCGTAGCCGGCGCAGCTGTGCGCTGCCTGG AGAGCCGAGGCATCCACATCGCCCGGGCCTTGGTGGGCTCCTTCATGACGGCACTGGAGATGGCCGGGGTCTCCCTCACCCTCATGCTGGTGGATGAGGAGCTTGTGGGGCTGATCG ATGCCGAGACCACGGCCATGGCTTGGCCCAACCTGGCCACGGCGCCTGCGACAAGCCAGAGACAGGCGGTGCCGGCACCGAAGGAGGGACCAGTGATTGCGCAGCTTGAGACCAGCACAG GGCCTGGTGCAGCACGGGTGCAGCTGGTCCTGGAGCGGGTGTGCAGCACCCTCCTCGACATGCAGGACAAGCTCAACGAGCTGGACCGTGAGGCAGGTGACGGGGACTGTGGCCACACGCATGCTCGGGCTGCCCAAG CCATCCGGGAGTGGGTGcacgcccggcccccgccggcagccccggcccagctcctctctgccctgGCCGACCTGCTGCTGGAAAAGATGGGTGGCTCCTCCGGCGTG CTCTACGGGCTGTTCCTGACAGCGGCCGCCCAGCCCCTGCTCAACCGCAGCGATCTCCCGACCTGGGCTGACGCCATGGATGCCGGCATCGAGGCCATGCAGCG GTACGGAGGAGCTGCGCCAGGAGACAGGACGATG CTGGACTCGCTATGTGCTGCGGCGCAGGCTCTGCACGCCCTGCGCAGCCCCGACGCCGACCTGCTGCCGGTGCTGACCGCCGCCGTGGAG AGTGCGGAGGCCGCAGCAGAGGCCACCAGGCACATGgaggctggagcaggcagagccagctacatcagctcagcccagctgctgcagcccgACCCGGGGGCAGTGGCGGTGGCGGCCATGCTACGGGCcgtgctggaggggctgcagagctga
- the LOC126047126 gene encoding lysosomal membrane ascorbate-dependent ferrireductase CYB561A3 isoform X1 — MEAPGEAEGAVGPGGRREGLRCRHPIAEMLDLPFLPFCIFLGGLGFICVAFVSAWCQHWRGGFALDGSLQMFNWHPVLMVTGMVVLYGAAALVYHLPPAWSGPKLPWKVLHGALTLAAFSLAVLGLVAVFRFHNNHGTPNMYSLHSWLGLATVLLFSCQWLAGFSAFLLPWAPAWLRALYKPVHVFFGSTILMLSVASCVSGINEKLFFSLTGRRTTSACPLRLSLPTRWGSSSSSLGCWCWVPWPGRAGSALTLTPQTLASHCSPPSADTCMAAEVSPCPPGATSPELSNPVASLPVPPTPLSACHLALARGSRFLHPTLICPWEEQAQLPYDRDVAGMRTSLCLLCGLALASCLL, encoded by the exons ATGGAGGCGCCCGGCGAGGCCGAGGGGGCCGTGGGGCCCGGCGGCCGGCGGGAGGGACTGAG GTGCCGCCATCCTATTGCAGAGATGCTGGATCTGCCCTTCCTGCCCTTCTGCATCTTTCTTGGCGGCCTGGGCTTCATCTGCGTAGCCTTCGTGAGTGCCTGGTGCCAGCACTGGCGCGGTGGCTTCGCCTTGGACGGCAGCCTCCAGATGTTCAACTGGCACCCGGTGTTGATGGTGACGGGCATGGTGGTGCTGTACGGTGCAG CGGCCCTGGTGTACCACCTGCCCCCCGCCTGGAGCGGCCCCAAGCTCCCCTGGAAGGTGCTGCACGGTGCCCTGACCCTGGCAGCCTTCAGCCTGGCCgtgctggggctggtggccgTCTTTCGCTTCCACAACAACCACGGGACGCCCAACATGTACTCGCTGCacagctggctggggctggccaccgtgctgctcttttcctgccag TGGCTGGCCGGCTTCAGCGccttcctgctgccctgggcTCCTGCCTGGCTCCGTGCCCTCTACAAGCCTGTCCACGTCTTCTTCGGCTCCACCATCCTCATGCTGTCCGTGGCCTCGTGTGTGTCGGGCATCAATGAGAAGCTCTTCTTCAGCCT AACGGGACGACGGACTACAAGTGCCTGCCCGCTGAGGCTGTCTTTGCCAACACGCTGGGGCTCCTCATCATCCTCTTTggggtgctggtgctgggtgccctggccaggccgagctggAAGCGCCCTGACGCTGACTCCCCAGACTCTTGCCAG CCACTGCTCACCGCCGAGCGCTGACACCTGCATGGCAGCCGAggtctctccctgccctcccgGGGCTACCAGCCCTGAGCTGTCCAACCCCGTCGCTTCCCTGCCTGTACCGCCGACTCCGCTCTCGGCCTGTCACCTTGCCCTTGCCAGGGGCTCCCGCTTCTTGCACCCGACACTCATCTGCCCGTGGGAGGAACAGGCTCAGCTCCCTTATGACAGAGATGTTGCTGGGATGAGGACATCTCTTTGCCTCCTTTGTGGCCTGGCGTTGGCCTCCTGCCTGCTGTAG
- the TMEM138 gene encoding transmembrane protein 138 — protein sequence MLQTSNYSLVLFLQFLLLFYDLFVNSFSELLRTAPAVQLVLFIIQDIAILFNIIIIFLMFFNTFVFQAGLVNLLFHKFKGTILLSGAYLALSISFHIWVMNLRWRDSGRFVWTEGLQTLFVFQRLAAVLYCYFYKRTAVHLGDPLFYQDSLWLRKEFAQFRG from the exons ATGCTCCAGACCAGCAACTACAGCCTGGTCCTGTTCCTGCAGTTCCTCCTGCTTTTCTATGACCTCTTCGTCAACTCTTTCTCGGAGCTGCTCCGCACAGCCCCCGCCGTCCAGCTCGTCCTCTTCAT CATCCAGGACATTGCTATTCTCttcaacatcatcatcatcttcctcatgTTCTTCAACACCTTCGTCTTCCAGGCTGGGCTGGTCAACCTCCTCTTTCACAAGTTCAAGGGGACCATCCTGCTGTCAGGGGCCTACCTGGCGCTCAGCATCTCCTTCCACATCTGGGTTATG aACCTGCGGTGGCGGGACTCCGGCCGCTTCGTGTGGACTGAAGGCCTGCAGACCCTTTTTGTTTTCCAGCGGTTGG cgGCTGTGCTCTACTGTTACTTCTACAAGAGGACGGCGGTGCACCTGGGTGACCCCCTCTTCTACCAGGACTCGCTCTGGCTACGCAAGGAGTTTGCACAGTTCCGCGGCTGA
- the LOC126047126 gene encoding lysosomal membrane ascorbate-dependent ferrireductase CYB561A3 isoform X2, whose translation MEAPGEAEGAVGPGGRREGLRCRHPIAEMLDLPFLPFCIFLGGLGFICVAFVSAWCQHWRGGFALDGSLQMFNWHPVLMVTGMVVLYGAAALVYHLPPAWSGPKLPWKVLHGALTLAAFSLAVLGLVAVFRFHNNHGTPNMYSLHSWLGLATVLLFSCQWLAGFSAFLLPWAPAWLRALYKPVHVFFGSTILMLSVASCVSGINEKLFFSLKNGTTDYKCLPAEAVFANTLGLLIILFGVLVLGALARPSWKRPDADSPDSCQPLLTAER comes from the exons ATGGAGGCGCCCGGCGAGGCCGAGGGGGCCGTGGGGCCCGGCGGCCGGCGGGAGGGACTGAG GTGCCGCCATCCTATTGCAGAGATGCTGGATCTGCCCTTCCTGCCCTTCTGCATCTTTCTTGGCGGCCTGGGCTTCATCTGCGTAGCCTTCGTGAGTGCCTGGTGCCAGCACTGGCGCGGTGGCTTCGCCTTGGACGGCAGCCTCCAGATGTTCAACTGGCACCCGGTGTTGATGGTGACGGGCATGGTGGTGCTGTACGGTGCAG CGGCCCTGGTGTACCACCTGCCCCCCGCCTGGAGCGGCCCCAAGCTCCCCTGGAAGGTGCTGCACGGTGCCCTGACCCTGGCAGCCTTCAGCCTGGCCgtgctggggctggtggccgTCTTTCGCTTCCACAACAACCACGGGACGCCCAACATGTACTCGCTGCacagctggctggggctggccaccgtgctgctcttttcctgccag TGGCTGGCCGGCTTCAGCGccttcctgctgccctgggcTCCTGCCTGGCTCCGTGCCCTCTACAAGCCTGTCCACGTCTTCTTCGGCTCCACCATCCTCATGCTGTCCGTGGCCTCGTGTGTGTCGGGCATCAATGAGAAGCTCTTCTTCAGCCT GAAGAACGGGACGACGGACTACAAGTGCCTGCCCGCTGAGGCTGTCTTTGCCAACACGCTGGGGCTCCTCATCATCCTCTTTggggtgctggtgctgggtgccctggccaggccgagctggAAGCGCCCTGACGCTGACTCCCCAGACTCTTGCCAG CCACTGCTCACCGCCGAGCGCTGA